Below is a window of Halobaculum lipolyticum DNA.
TCGTCGTGACGACGGCCGCCGTCGCCATCGGCACCGTCCTCGCCGTCGTCGAGGCGTCGAGGGACCCCGTCCTCGGCGTCAGCGTCGGGGTGTTCGCCGCGATCCCGCCGTTCGTCTGCCTCCACGTGCTGGTCGCCGGGCGGCCCCGGCGGTGGCGAACCGAGTGACCGACCGGAAAACCGAACCGCGACGTCAGGCCGCGGGGTCGCCGCTCGACCCCACGTCCGGCTCCACGGGGTCCTCGCCGCGCTCGCCCGTCCGCCGGGCGTTCAGCGCGAGCAGGACCGCGCCGGCGCCGATCACCGTGAGCGCGAGGCGGAACAGGCCGCCGCCGGGGACGAACCGCGAGAGACCGACCAGCAGGACGCCCCCGATCAGGGCGTACCAGCGGGCGTACTCGGCGTCGGCGCGGTCGAGCGCGCGGACGCCCCACGTCCCGAGGACGTAGGCGCCGAGGACCAAGCCGACCCACAGGAGGACGCCGTAGGCGACGGCGCCCAGCAGGGCCAGCGGGATGCCGATCAGCGTGATCGCGACGAGCACCAGCAGCACCGGGCCGAGGACGAGCGTCGCGAGTCCGAGACCGCCGCTGCGGGCCGTCCGGGCCAGCCCGAACTCGCCGACCTCCGAGACGAACCGCGGGACGACGGCGAGGAGCACGACGCCGAGCGCGAGGTGGACGAGCACCGTGTAGGCGACGCTCAGCCACGACGGCACCGCGAACAGGGTCACGTCGGTGTCGACGCCGCCGAAGTCGAGGTCGGCCGCGCGCACGTCGCCGGCGACGCTGGCGCCCTCGTTCGTGAACTCCGCGGCGTCGTACAGGAGGTCGCCGCCGACGGTCGCGCCGGAGCCGACGACGACCGTCTCGGCGTCGACCGAGAGGCTGCCCTCGACGGTGCCGTCGATCAGCGCCTCGCCAGCGCCGATCTCCGCGTCGCCGACGAGCACGCCGCCCTCGCGGAGGACGAACGAGCCGGCGGCGACCTGGGTGACGCCCTCGACGCGGCCCTCGACGGTGACCGCGCCGGCGGCGCCCGAGAGGTCGCCCGTGACGACGCCCGTGGGCGCGACGAGGACGGTGCCCCCGACGGCGCTCACGTCGCCGTCGACGGTGCCGCGGACGATCACGGTGCCGCCGAACGCCTCGAGGTCGTCGGCGACGGTCTCGCCCTCGGCGATCACGACGGTCCCGCCCGCGCGGGAGTCGACGGCCATCGCGGGTGCGCTCGCGATCACGAGGACGGCGAACAGCACCGCGAGGAGTCGCGCTGCTGTGGATGACATTGCGGGTGCTAGGACGACGTGTGAACGCATAAACACGTACGGCGCCGTGCGAACGGCGAACACGCGAACACCCACGGACCGCGACGGTGTCGGTGCGGGGTGTCGGTTCCGCGCCGCGGGACCTCAGACGTGCTCGTCGAGGAACGCGGCGATCGCTTCGAACTCGACGATCAGGTTCTCGCGGCTCGTCGTGTGGTGGCCCTCGTCCTCGAAGATCAGCGTCTCGACGGGGACGCCCTGTTCGCGCGCCGCCGCGGCGACCTGCTCGGCCTCGCCGACGGGGACGCGGGGGTCGTTGGCGCCGTGTTGGACGAACAGCGGACAGCGAACGTTCTCGATGTGCGTCAGCGGCGAGATCGACTGCAGGAACTCGTAGTCGTCCGCCAGCGAGCCGTACTCGGCTTCGCGGTGGCTGCGGCGCCACTCGCCGGTGTTCTCGAGGAACGTGGTGAAGTCCGCGATGCCGACGAAGTCGACCGCGGCGGCCCACAGGTCGGGGTACTCGGTGATCGCCGCGAGCACCATGAAGCCGCCGTACGAACGGCCGTACGCGACGATCCGGTCCTCGTCGACCGCCGGGACCCCGTGGAGCCACTCGACGCCCGCGGCGACGTCGGCGACCGAGTCCATACGCTTCTCCACGTCGTCGAGGTGGGCGTACGCCTTCCCGTACCCCGAGGAACCGCGGACGTTCGGCTCCAGCACCGCGTAGCCGCGGTGGAGGAAGAACTGCTTGGTGGGGTAGAACCACGGCCGGCGCTGGTGTTCCGGCCCGCCGTGAACGTCGACGATGGCGGGCACCGACGCGTCGGGGTCGTCGGGGTCGACGCCCGGCGGGAGCGTCCAGTACGCCGGGATCTCGCGCCCGTCGAACGTCCCGTAGCGGACCGTCTCGGGCGCGCGGAAGGCGTCGTCCGGAAGCCCGTTCGTGCCGACCGGCGTCCACTCGGTCGCCGTGTCGTCGCCGAACCCGACGCTCCACACCCCGTACGGCTCCGTCGGCGACGTGTGCGTGAACACGATCCGCTCTGCGTCGGGACCGAACCCGAGGTCGGAGACGACGCCGTCGACGGTCGGGGCGTCGACGGGGTCGAGCGTCGGGTCGCCGTCGGCGCCGGTCGCGAGCGTCCCCGCGTGCAGCGACGAGTAGCCGCCCTCGTTGACCGTGTACGCGAGCCGTCCCGTGTCGCGGTCGAACGCGAAGCCGTCGACGTCCCACGCGTCGCTCCCGGGGTCGCCGCCGGCGTCGTCGTGGCCCGCGACGGGCGTCACCGAGCCGTCGGCCAGCGAGACGCGGCCGACGTAGGCGGTGTCGCTGCCGCGGTCCGTGACGCACACCAGGCCGCCGTCGCCGTCGAAGTGGACGTGCGAGTAGGTGGCCTCCGTGTCGTCCGACAGCCGGGTCGTCTCGCCGGTGTCCAGATCCAGCAGCGTGAGGTCCTCGTCATAGCTAGAGTGGGCCTTCGTGAGCACGAGGCGGTCGCCGTCGGGGCCGAACGCGGCCACCGAGAGGAAGCCGCCGGGACCCTCGAACACGCGCTCGGGGTCGCCCGCGGGGTCGCGGCTCCCGTCCGGAGCGACGCCGCCGACCGACTGGACGTACACGTCGAAGCGGGCGCCGTCGGCGCGGTTGGCGGCGTAGGCGACCCGGTCGCCGTCCGGTCCCCACGCGCCCCACGAGTGGGTCGCGTCGGGGGCGGCGGTGAGCGCGCGCTCGACGCCCGTCGCGAGGTCGTAGTGGAACAGTTGGTCGCGCTCGTCGCTCCCGGCGTCCATCGCGTACACGAACGCCTCGTCGGTCGGCGAGGCCGCCAGCGCGGAGACGCGCTCCTCGTGTGGGGTGAGGCGGTCGGGCCAGCCGGCCGGCTCCGCGACGGTCCACACCTGCGGCGTCCCGGAGGTGTCCGCGAGGAACAGGAGGCGGCCGTCGGGGGTGAGCGTCGGCGAGTCGGCGTGGTCGACCGCGAGGAAGCGGGCGACGCCGAAGTCGCGTTCGGGGTCGGGCATACGCTCACGGCGTCGCGCCCGGGGCTAAAGGGTTCGGCAGGCGGCGAGGGGGGCGCCGCCCGGGGACGGGGCGCCGCCGAACGCTACGGGTCCGCGTCGGCGACCCGCTCCAGCACCGCCGCGGTCGTCCGGATGCCGTTCTCGAAGCAGTCCAGATCGAGGTGTTCGTTCGGCGAGTGGTTCCCCTGGTCGGGGTTGGCGTACGGCACCACCAGCACCGGCACGTCCGCCAGCGCGTCGACGCGGCGGAAGAACGCCGCCGGCAACGAGCCGCCCAACACGGGCACCTCGACGGGGTCGGCGTCCCACACGGCCGACAGCGCCGCCAGCACCGGCTCGCTCGCCGGGGTGTCCACGGGCGTCTTCATCGGCGGGAACCCCGTCCCCTTCGTCACCTCGACGTCCGGGTGGACGCCCGCGACGTGGTCGCGGATGCGCTCGAAGGCTCGGTCGGGGTGTTGCCCGGGGACGAGCCGCGAGTCGAGTTTCGCCGTCGCCGTCCGCGGGACGACGGTCTTGCTCCCCTCGCCCCGGTACCCCGCGTCGAGCCCGTTCACCGTGACGGTCGGTTCCAGCAGGAGGCGGTCGTAGTAGCCGCGCTCGGTCGCGAAGTGAGTGAGGTCGAGGTCCTCGGCGACCGCGTCGGCGTCGTCCGGCAGCGCGGCCACCAACTCGCGGTCGGCGTCCGTGACGGCGACGTCGTCGTAGAAGCCGTCGACGGCGACCCGGTCGCCGCCGGAGGGGTAGCCGCGGTCGGGGTCCGTGCCGGGCCCGTACTCCGTGAGCGACGCCACCACCTCCGCGAGTTCGGTCGCCGCGTTCGGGACCGGCCCGCCGAAGTTGCCCGAGTGGAGGTCCGCGTTCGCGGTCTCGAGATCCAGTTGGAACGTGAGGATGCCGCGGTTGCCGTAGATGAGCGTCGGGCGACCGGAACGGTGCTGCGGGCCGTCGGCGACGTACACCAGGTCCGCGTCGCGGACGGCGGCCGCGGCGGGGGCGTCCGCGTCGACACCGGGGTCGTCGACGCCGGCCGCGCCGTCGAGATACCCCTTCAATCCGACGCTGCCGCTCTCCTCGCCACCCTCCACGAGCAGTTTCACGGTCACCTCGGGGACGGCGTCGGCGGCCGCGAGCGCGTCGAGCGCGAACGCGTGGGCGGCGAACTGGCCCTTGTTGTCGCCGGCGCCGCGGCAGTAGATCGCCCCGTCGCGAACCGTCGGCTCGAACGGGGGCGAGTCCCACTGCTCGGGGTGTTCTGCCGGCTGGACGTCGTAGTGGCCGTAGAACAGCACCGTCGGCGCGTCGGGGTCGGCGGCGACGCGTTCGCCGTACACCAGCGGGTAGCGCTCGGTCCCGATGCGCCGGGCGTCGAGACCGTGGCTCGCCAGCAGGTCGCGGACGGCGTCGGCGCCGGCGTCCATCCCCTCGCCGGTCGCGCTGATCGTCGGCAGCCGCAGGAGGTCGAACAGCGACTCGCGGTAGTCGTCGCGGCGCTCGGCGACGACGGCGTCGGCCGCGCTCGCGGGTGCGGAGTCGTCCGTGGGCATGGTCGAACAGGGTACCCGGGGGGCTTCGCTCTTCGGCCGCCGGCGCGGCGTGCCGGGAGCCGGACCGATCCTCGTTAGTAACTCACTCCACCGAATAATGCCAAAGTTGATATTCTAGTCTGCGATTTTAGTAACTACAGATGGAACACACTCGACGCTCCCTCCTCGCGTCCGCCGGCGCGCTCGCGGCGGGGACGGTCGCCGGCTGTCTCGGCGACGCAGGCGCGACGAACGCGACCGACGCGACCGATGGTCCCGCCGCACAGGCGTCGTTCTTCGTGTTCGGCGACGTCGCGAGCGCGGTCGCCGGCGACGCGACGGCGACGGACCTGCTCGTCCCGGTCGGCCAGCACGGGCACGGCTGGGAGCCGGGACCGCGCGTCCGCGAGTCGATCCGCGACGCCGACCTGCTCGTCCACGGGATGGAGGGGTTCCAGCCGTGGGTCGACGACGTGCTCGGCGACCTCGCGGCCGACGACGCCGACGTGGCGGCCGTCGACGCGAGCGTCGACGTCGACCTGCTCGCGGCGGGCGAGGGGGAGGACGGCGACCACGACGACGAGCACGAGGGAGACCACGACGGCGAGCACCACGAGGAGGAACCTCACACGGAGGAACACACGGAATCGGGCGACCACGACGAGGAGTCCGGCGACGGCCACGACCACGGGAGCACGGATCCGCACTTCTGGATGGATCCTACGCGGGTCCGCACGGCGACCGCGACCGTCCGCGACGCCCTCTCCGAGGTCGACCCGGACGCGGCCGACGCCCACGCCGCCAACGCCGAGTCGTTCCGCGCGTCGCTGACCGCGCTGGACGAGCGCCTCGCCGCGCTCGTCGGCGACGCGCCGCGGGACACGGTGTTCGTCGCGGGACACGACTCCTTCGGCTACCTGGCCGAGCGCTACGGGCTCCACGTCGAGGCGCTCACCGGCGTCGGTCCCGACGACCAGCCGACGACGCGCGACGTCGAACGAGCGCGCGAGGTCGTCGAGACCCACGACCTCCGGTTCGTCTGTGCCGACCCCATCGAGTCCCAGCGGGCGGCCGACCAGATCGTCGCGGAGACGGCCGCCGAGGAGGTCCTCCCGCTCACCGCGATACCGGGACTCACCGCGGAGTGGGCCGCCGAGGACTGGGGGTACCTCGACGTGATGGAGAACGTGAACCTCCCGACGCTGGAGCGCGTCCTCGGCGAATGAGCGACGCCCGCGGCCCCGCCGTCGCCTTCGAGGACGTGACGTTCGCCTACGGCGAGCGCCCGGTCGTCGAGGACGTGTCGCTGACGGTCGACCCGGGCGCGTTCCTCGGGCTGGTCGGCCCGAACGGCTCCGGCAAGACGACGCTGTTGAAGCTCGCGATCGGCCTGATCCGCCCGGACGGCGGGTCGGTCACCGTGTTCGACGAGCCGGCCCACCGCCGCCGCGACGGGCGTCGGGTGGGGTACGTCCCGCAGGACGTCGGCGGCGCCAGCGACGGGATGCCGATCACCGTCGCCGAGGTCGTCCGCATGGGTCGCTACCCGGGGCGACTGTACCGTCGGTTCGGCGCCGACGACCGCCGGGCGGTCGCCGCGGCGATGGATCGCGTCGGGATCGCCGACCTCGCGGACCGCCGGGTCGGCCGCCTGTCGGGGGGCCAGCGCCAACGAGCCTTCATCGCGCGGGCACTGGCCGCCGAGGCCGACCTGCTCGCGCTCGACGAGCCGACCGTCGGCGTCGACGCCGAGTCCCGGGAGGCGTTCTACGAGTTGCTGGGCGAGTTGAACGCCGAGGGGATCACGGTGGTGCTCGTCGAACACGACATCGGCGTCGTCACGACCCACGCCTCCGAGATCGCGTGTCTGAACCGGGAGCTGTTCTTCCACGGCGACCCCGACTCGTTCGTCGAGACGGACGCGCTCGCGGCGGCGTACGGCGACGCACACCACGTCGTCGCCCACGACCACCCATGATCGGCGCAGCCTCTCTCGGCTCTCTCGCCGCCCTCGCCGCCCCTGCGGTCGCGGCACCGCTCGTCGCCGCCGGCCTCGCTGGCGCCGTCGACCGCGCGCTCAGGGTCGCCCTCGACGTCGTGTGGGGCGGCGCGCTCGACCTGCTCGCCGGCGCGACGGGCGTCGACGTGCTCGCGTTCCCGTTCATGCAGCGGGCGTACCTCGCGGCCGTCTGCGTCGCGGTCGTCGGCCCGCTCGTCGGGAGCTTCCTCGTCCACCGCGAACTCGCGATGATCGGCGACACGCTCGCCCACGCCGCGTTCGCGGGCGTCGCCGCCGGCCTGTTCGTCAACGCCGCGTTCGCGACGAGCGTCCCGCCGTTGGCGACGGCGCTGGTCGTCGCCGCGCTGGCTGCGCTGGTCGTCCAGACGCTCGTCGACTACGCGGGCACCTCCCGCGACACGTCGCTGGCGATGGTGCTCACCGGCTCGTTCGCCGTCGGGAGCGTCCTGATCACCGCGACCGACGGCGGCATCGCGGTCGGGATCAACGCCTACCTGTTCGGATCGCTGGCGACCGTCTCGCGGGCCAACGCCGGCATCCTGCTTGCGATGACCGTCGTCGTCGGCCTCGTCGTGGGCGCCGCCTACCGCCCGCTCGTGTACGTCACCTTCGACGAGGTTGGCGCCCGCGCGGCCGGCATCGACGCCGGGTGGTACACCCGGCTGCTCGCGGTGCTCACCGCGGTCGTCGTGGTCGGCGCGATGCAGATCATGGGCGTCGTCCTCGTCGCCGCGATGCTCGTGATCCCGGTCGCCACGGCCGCCCCCGTCACGGGGTTCAAGCGGTCGATGGCCGGCGGCGTCGCCGCCGGCCTCGTCGCCACGGTCGGGGGCGTCACGCTGTCGTACTGGTTCGACGTGGCCGCCGGCGGCACCGTCGTCCTCGTCGCGCTCGCCGGCTACGTCGCCGTCGCGGGCGCGGTCGGGGTCCGGCGGCGGATAGCCCTCCGCCGGGATCCGGAAGCAGCGGGCGTCGCCGCAGACGGCGGCGACGACGAGTCCTGACGCCGAGAGAGCAGAGCCACCGGATTCTTGTGGAAACGCCGGCTGCTGCCGGTATGGACACCCGCTCGCGTGTGCGCCTCGCGCTCGCCCTCCTCCTCGTCGCCGCGCCGCTGTGGGGCCCGCCGCTGGACGTGACCGGTCCCGACTACGAATATCGGGCCGTCGACCTCGCTGCCGAGGACGGCAACCTCACCGTCGAGGAGGTTCCGAAACGGTACTTCGAGAGTCCGAGCGACCAGATCGCCTGCTTCTCTCGACTCGCAACCCTCGACAAGGAGCGGAGCTGTTACCTCGACTCCCGACTCCGCGACGGCGACGTCGCCGTCGACTACCCGCCGATCGGCGGCTTCAACGGGATGCCGACGACGAACGACGCGCCGTACGTCGCCTTCGGTCTCCACAGCCCCGTCTACGAACGCACACTCACCTACGACGACGCCAACGAGACGTTCGTGCTGGGACTGAAGCGCGTCGACCCCGGGACCGCCCTCGACGACGTCGCGTCCGACGGTGAGCGCGCACCACCGGTGATCCAGCGGGCGATCGAGGACGGGTCGGCTCGTCGGAACGAACGGATCGAGTGGTTCCACGAGAGCCGCATCTACCGCCACGACGGCGGGTACGTCCTCGTGTACGAGGACGCCGTCTACGACGGCTACTCGGAGAAGCCCGGTGTGGAGCGCGGGTTCGAGGCACTCGCCGTCCTATTCGGTGGGCTGTTGCTGTTCCAAGTGGGACGCGACAGCGTGCGCGAGTCGTAGCGTCGTCACGACCCCCGAACCCGGCCGCGCCGACCGCCTCCACAACCCTTAGGCGCCGACGCGACACCCGGACGGTAGACGCTCTCCAATGGCGAACACCGACGCGCGCGTGGACATGACCGAGGGCGCCGTGACGCCGCGGCTGTTCGGCCTCGCGTGGCCGCTCGTCCTCGGCAACCTCCTCCAGACGCTCTACAACCTCGCGGACGTGTTCTGGGTCGGCCGCGTCAGCCCCGAGGCCGTCGCCGCCGTCTCGCTGATGTTCCCGCTCTCGTGGATGTTCGTCTCCACGGCGATGGGGCTGACCGCCGCGACCATCGCGCTCGTCTCCCAGCACGTCGGCGCCGGCGACGACCGCGCCGCCGACGAGGTCGTGGGGCAGACGACGCTGCTGGCCGTCGCGGTGTCGGTGACGCTCGGCGCCGCCGGCTTCCTCGCGCGCCGGCCCCTCCTGAACTGGATCGGCGCCGAGGGCCTCGTGTTCACGGAGGCGCTCGCGTACATCGAGGTCATCTTCCTCACGCTGCCGCTCACGTTCCTCTTCTTCGCGTTCCGCGCCTCCCTCCAGGGCGCGGGCGACACGAAGACCGCGATGTGGATCGTCGCCGTCTCCGCCGGCGTCAACATCGTCATCGACCCCGTGTTCATCCTCGGCCTCGGCCCGGTGCCGGCGATGGGCACCCGGGGCGCCGCGGTCGCGACGTTCCTCGCCCGCGCGCTCGCCGCCGGGGTCGGCGTGTACGTGCTCGTGAAGGGCGACTGGGGGATCCAACTCCACCCGCGCGACCTGAAGCCGAACCCCGCGGTCCTCCGCAAACTCGTCGACATCGGCTACCCGGGGACGCTCGACGGCTGGGCGCGCTCGTTCGCCGCGGTCGCGATGGCGGCGCTGGTCGCCCGCTTCGGCCCGGCCGCGACGGCCGCCTACGGCGTCGGCGTCCGCCTCATGTCCGTCTCGTGGACCGTCGCCGGCGCGGTCGGACAGGCGACCGCGACGGGCGTCGGCCAGAACCTCGGCGCGGACACGCCGGATCGGGCGAGCCGGGTGGCGTGGACCGGCACCGCCGGGACGATGGCCGTCCTGTTCGCCGTCGGCGGCCTCGTCTGGCTGTTCCCGGCGGTCGCCATCCGCGTGTTCGTCGCGGACGCCGCCGTCGTCGCCGAGGGCGTCTCCTTCCTCAAGATCACGGCGCTCGCGTGGGCGGCGTTCGGCGGCCTGATGGTGTTGCAGGGGGCGTTCCGCGGCGCCGGCGACACCCGGACCGCGATGGGGCTGTCGCTGCTGTCGCGGTGGGGGCTGCGGATCCCGGCGGCGCTCGTGTTCGCGTACTCGTTCACC
It encodes the following:
- a CDS encoding MATE family efflux transporter, whose amino-acid sequence is MANTDARVDMTEGAVTPRLFGLAWPLVLGNLLQTLYNLADVFWVGRVSPEAVAAVSLMFPLSWMFVSTAMGLTAATIALVSQHVGAGDDRAADEVVGQTTLLAVAVSVTLGAAGFLARRPLLNWIGAEGLVFTEALAYIEVIFLTLPLTFLFFAFRASLQGAGDTKTAMWIVAVSAGVNIVIDPVFILGLGPVPAMGTRGAAVATFLARALAAGVGVYVLVKGDWGIQLHPRDLKPNPAVLRKLVDIGYPGTLDGWARSFAAVAMAALVARFGPAATAAYGVGVRLMSVSWTVAGAVGQATATGVGQNLGADTPDRASRVAWTGTAGTMAVLFAVGGLVWLFPAVAIRVFVADAAVVAEGVSFLKITALAWAAFGGLMVLQGAFRGAGDTRTAMGLSLLSRWGLRIPAALVFAYSFTVVVPGVGPVSGLGLGPDGLWWAWTFGAVGSLVIGALWFLRGGWTEGVVERETEETVVDDGADTAPAVDDD
- a CDS encoding metal ABC transporter ATP-binding protein, coding for MSDARGPAVAFEDVTFAYGERPVVEDVSLTVDPGAFLGLVGPNGSGKTTLLKLAIGLIRPDGGSVTVFDEPAHRRRDGRRVGYVPQDVGGASDGMPITVAEVVRMGRYPGRLYRRFGADDRRAVAAAMDRVGIADLADRRVGRLSGGQRQRAFIARALAAEADLLALDEPTVGVDAESREAFYELLGELNAEGITVVLVEHDIGVVTTHASEIACLNRELFFHGDPDSFVETDALAAAYGDAHHVVAHDHP
- a CDS encoding S9 family peptidase, whose amino-acid sequence is MPDPERDFGVARFLAVDHADSPTLTPDGRLLFLADTSGTPQVWTVAEPAGWPDRLTPHEERVSALAASPTDEAFVYAMDAGSDERDQLFHYDLATGVERALTAAPDATHSWGAWGPDGDRVAYAANRADGARFDVYVQSVGGVAPDGSRDPAGDPERVFEGPGGFLSVAAFGPDGDRLVLTKAHSSYDEDLTLLDLDTGETTRLSDDTEATYSHVHFDGDGGLVCVTDRGSDTAYVGRVSLADGSVTPVAGHDDAGGDPGSDAWDVDGFAFDRDTGRLAYTVNEGGYSSLHAGTLATGADGDPTLDPVDAPTVDGVVSDLGFGPDAERIVFTHTSPTEPYGVWSVGFGDDTATEWTPVGTNGLPDDAFRAPETVRYGTFDGREIPAYWTLPPGVDPDDPDASVPAIVDVHGGPEHQRRPWFYPTKQFFLHRGYAVLEPNVRGSSGYGKAYAHLDDVEKRMDSVADVAAGVEWLHGVPAVDEDRIVAYGRSYGGFMVLAAITEYPDLWAAAVDFVGIADFTTFLENTGEWRRSHREAEYGSLADDYEFLQSISPLTHIENVRCPLFVQHGANDPRVPVGEAEQVAAAAREQGVPVETLIFEDEGHHTTSRENLIVEFEAIAAFLDEHV
- a CDS encoding bactofilin family protein: MSSTAARLLAVLFAVLVIASAPAMAVDSRAGGTVVIAEGETVADDLEAFGGTVIVRGTVDGDVSAVGGTVLVAPTGVVTGDLSGAAGAVTVEGRVEGVTQVAAGSFVLREGGVLVGDAEIGAGEALIDGTVEGSLSVDAETVVVGSGATVGGDLLYDAAEFTNEGASVAGDVRAADLDFGGVDTDVTLFAVPSWLSVAYTVLVHLALGVVLLAVVPRFVSEVGEFGLARTARSGGLGLATLVLGPVLLVLVAITLIGIPLALLGAVAYGVLLWVGLVLGAYVLGTWGVRALDRADAEYARWYALIGGVLLVGLSRFVPGGGLFRLALTVIGAGAVLLALNARRTGERGEDPVEPDVGSSGDPAA
- a CDS encoding metal ABC transporter permease — its product is MIGAASLGSLAALAAPAVAAPLVAAGLAGAVDRALRVALDVVWGGALDLLAGATGVDVLAFPFMQRAYLAAVCVAVVGPLVGSFLVHRELAMIGDTLAHAAFAGVAAGLFVNAAFATSVPPLATALVVAALAALVVQTLVDYAGTSRDTSLAMVLTGSFAVGSVLITATDGGIAVGINAYLFGSLATVSRANAGILLAMTVVVGLVVGAAYRPLVYVTFDEVGARAAGIDAGWYTRLLAVLTAVVVVGAMQIMGVVLVAAMLVIPVATAAPVTGFKRSMAGGVAAGLVATVGGVTLSYWFDVAAGGTVVLVALAGYVAVAGAVGVRRRIALRRDPEAAGVAADGGDDES
- a CDS encoding metal ABC transporter substrate-binding protein — its product is MEHTRRSLLASAGALAAGTVAGCLGDAGATNATDATDGPAAQASFFVFGDVASAVAGDATATDLLVPVGQHGHGWEPGPRVRESIRDADLLVHGMEGFQPWVDDVLGDLAADDADVAAVDASVDVDLLAAGEGEDGDHDDEHEGDHDGEHHEEEPHTEEHTESGDHDEESGDGHDHGSTDPHFWMDPTRVRTATATVRDALSEVDPDAADAHAANAESFRASLTALDERLAALVGDAPRDTVFVAGHDSFGYLAERYGLHVEALTGVGPDDQPTTRDVERAREVVETHDLRFVCADPIESQRAADQIVAETAAEEVLPLTAIPGLTAEWAAEDWGYLDVMENVNLPTLERVLGE
- a CDS encoding M20/M25/M40 family metallo-hydrolase, with amino-acid sequence MPTDDSAPASAADAVVAERRDDYRESLFDLLRLPTISATGEGMDAGADAVRDLLASHGLDARRIGTERYPLVYGERVAADPDAPTVLFYGHYDVQPAEHPEQWDSPPFEPTVRDGAIYCRGAGDNKGQFAAHAFALDALAAADAVPEVTVKLLVEGGEESGSVGLKGYLDGAAGVDDPGVDADAPAAAAVRDADLVYVADGPQHRSGRPTLIYGNRGILTFQLDLETANADLHSGNFGGPVPNAATELAEVVASLTEYGPGTDPDRGYPSGGDRVAVDGFYDDVAVTDADRELVAALPDDADAVAEDLDLTHFATERGYYDRLLLEPTVTVNGLDAGYRGEGSKTVVPRTATAKLDSRLVPGQHPDRAFERIRDHVAGVHPDVEVTKGTGFPPMKTPVDTPASEPVLAALSAVWDADPVEVPVLGGSLPAAFFRRVDALADVPVLVVPYANPDQGNHSPNEHLDLDCFENGIRTTAAVLERVADADP